Proteins co-encoded in one Leptidea sinapis chromosome 16, ilLepSina1.1, whole genome shotgun sequence genomic window:
- the LOC126968637 gene encoding U2 snRNP-associated SURP motif-containing protein-like, translated as MSRKDGERALKNINGPRSEGAWSAGGAGPLDGAALRRLASQRTGAGAGAADTDIDGVPVDEDIDGVPLEGEADCPGDSGPVEPVVAGFIPSRWESVDPAPAADDHVTDTPRADNVESPREESATSRSRADEQRLSRDTLREIEVRVLKYADELESGSRAARPPLTHAQQLQHYRRKMIRKALRELKEAEQGEAASPPPAPADDVTSRKTKKSLSPAHKRSRHSERKSRSRSRDRERERERERDRERERERDRERERERERRRRSPATPPSHHRKHSKHSKYKY; from the exons ATGTCGAGGAAGGATGGGGAAAGAGCACTTAAGAATATTAATG GGCCTCGCTCGGAGGGGGCGTGGTCCGCGGGCGGCGCGGGCCCGCTGGACGGCGCGGCGCTGCGGCGCCTGGCCTCGCAGCGGACGGGGGCGGGGGCGGGGGCGGCCGACACGGACATCGACGGCGTGCCCG TGGACGAAGACATCGACGGCGTCCCGCTGGAAGGCGAGGCGGACTGTCCGGGTGACTCGGGTCCTGTCGAGCCCGTAGTTGCCGGGTTCATCCCGTCGCGGTGGGAGAGCGTCGACCCCGCGCCGGCCGCTGACGACCACGTCACCGACACTCCCCGCGCCGACAA CGTGGAATCTCCCCGGGAGGAAAGCGCGACGAGTCGGTCCCGCGCCGACGAACAGCGGCTGTCGCGAGACACGTTACGTGAGATCGAGGTCCGCGTGCTCAAGTACGCCGACGAGCTGGAGAGTGGCTCGCGAGCGGCGCGACCGCCGCTGACACACGCGCAGCAGTTACAGCACTACCGCCGCAAGATGATCAGGAAG GCCCTGCGCGAGTTGAAGGAGGCGGAGCAGGGGGAGGCGGCGTCCCCGCCCCCCGCGCCCGCCGACGACGTCACCTCCAGGAAGACCAAGAAGTCACTCTCGCCGGCGCACAAGAGATCCAGGCACAG CGAGCGTAAGTCGAGGTCAAGATCCAGGGACAGAGAAAGAGAAAGAGAGAGGGAGCGAGATAGAGAACGTGAAAGGGAGAGGGACAGAGAGAGGGAACGGGAGCGAGAGAGACGGCGTCGTTCACCCGCCACACCCCCCTCCCACCATCGGAAACACTCGAAACATTctaaatataagtattaa